Proteins from one Halopseudomonas pelagia genomic window:
- the infB gene encoding translation initiation factor IF-2, with amino-acid sequence MAEVTVKDLAQVVGTPLERLLQQMQEAGLPQTSAEQRVSDDEKQKLLAFLKNSHGGDSAPSEPRKITLKRKTVSTLKVAGSKTVNVEVRKKKTYVKRDPAELEAERVREVDEQQAAEDVRKAAVEAQRKAEEEARKAAETAAAAKAETPAAASAGAPAAAEAAPAPAPAAPAPAPAPEVQAAPTVIAPPADKPDHSKKKDAHRKPTRAEEEEERSRKRAGGHAGKGRNATRTGSDDDEAMARRRGGGGKLKANKKRNQHGFEKPTGPLVREVVIGETITVAELAQKMSIKAAEVIKYMFKSGNMVTINQVLDQDTASIIAEDMGHKVKQISDNDLEDALVSASQAHEGEMVNRAPVVTVMGHVDHGKTSLLDYIRRAKVASGEAGGITQHIGAYHVETERGMVTFLDTPGHAAFTAMRARGAKATDIVILVVAADDGVMPQTEEAVAHAKAAGVPLVVAINKIDKEDADLDRIKNGLAALNVIPEEWGGDTMFMPVSAKAGTGIDELLEAVLLQAEVLELQAQPSVPGRGVVVESRLDKGRGPVATVLVQNGTLRQGDIVLAGVNYGRVRAMYDENGKPIKEAGPSIPVEILGLDGTPDAGDELTVVTDEKKAREVALFRQGKFREIKLARQQSSKLENMFDNLGQDEKKTLNIVLKSDVRGSLEALQSSLSELGNEEVQVKIISGGVGGITETDVNLALASNAVVFGFNVRADATARKIVETEGLDLRYYSVIYEIIDDVKKALGGMLGSDVREQILGVAEVRDVFRSPKFGDVAGCMVIEGTIHRNRPIRVLRQDVVIYEGELESLRRFKDDVAEVRNGMECGVGVKNYNDVKPGDRIEVFERIQVQRSL; translated from the coding sequence ATGGCGGAAGTAACGGTCAAAGATTTAGCGCAGGTAGTAGGCACGCCTCTGGAGCGCCTGCTGCAGCAGATGCAGGAAGCCGGTTTGCCCCAAACCAGCGCGGAACAGCGCGTCAGTGATGACGAAAAGCAGAAACTGCTGGCGTTCCTGAAGAATTCTCATGGCGGTGATTCGGCTCCGTCCGAACCACGCAAGATCACGCTCAAGCGCAAAACCGTCAGCACCTTGAAGGTCGCTGGCAGCAAGACGGTCAATGTCGAAGTGCGCAAGAAGAAGACTTACGTCAAGCGCGATCCGGCCGAGCTGGAAGCAGAACGCGTTCGTGAAGTAGACGAGCAGCAGGCTGCTGAAGATGTACGCAAGGCTGCAGTTGAAGCCCAGCGCAAAGCTGAAGAAGAAGCCCGCAAGGCAGCCGAAACAGCCGCCGCAGCCAAGGCTGAAACGCCCGCCGCCGCATCAGCCGGAGCCCCAGCAGCTGCCGAAGCAGCGCCTGCGCCGGCTCCTGCAGCCCCTGCACCCGCTCCAGCGCCTGAAGTGCAGGCCGCGCCGACTGTTATCGCGCCGCCCGCCGACAAGCCCGACCATTCCAAGAAGAAAGACGCGCATCGCAAGCCGACCCGCGCCGAGGAAGAGGAAGAGCGCAGCCGCAAGCGCGCCGGTGGTCATGCAGGGAAAGGCCGCAACGCCACCCGCACCGGTAGCGATGATGACGAGGCCATGGCCCGTCGCCGTGGCGGTGGTGGCAAGCTCAAGGCGAACAAAAAACGTAATCAGCACGGCTTCGAGAAGCCGACAGGACCTCTAGTGCGTGAAGTGGTAATTGGCGAGACCATCACTGTGGCCGAACTGGCGCAGAAGATGTCGATCAAGGCAGCAGAAGTCATCAAGTACATGTTCAAGTCCGGCAACATGGTGACTATCAACCAGGTACTGGATCAGGACACCGCCAGCATCATTGCTGAAGACATGGGCCACAAGGTCAAGCAGATCAGTGACAACGATCTGGAAGACGCATTGGTATCCGCGTCCCAGGCGCATGAAGGCGAAATGGTCAACCGGGCACCTGTGGTAACCGTCATGGGTCACGTTGACCATGGCAAGACCTCGCTGCTTGACTATATTCGCCGTGCCAAGGTTGCCTCCGGCGAAGCCGGTGGTATTACCCAGCACATCGGTGCCTACCACGTAGAAACCGAACGCGGCATGGTCACCTTCCTCGACACCCCCGGCCACGCAGCGTTTACCGCCATGCGTGCCCGTGGTGCCAAGGCCACTGACATCGTGATTCTGGTAGTAGCAGCGGACGACGGCGTGATGCCGCAGACCGAAGAAGCCGTGGCACACGCCAAGGCTGCCGGCGTGCCGCTGGTAGTTGCCATCAACAAGATCGACAAGGAAGATGCCGATCTCGACCGTATCAAGAACGGCCTGGCGGCGCTCAATGTGATTCCGGAAGAGTGGGGCGGTGACACCATGTTCATGCCCGTATCGGCCAAGGCTGGTACCGGTATTGATGAACTGCTCGAAGCGGTACTGCTGCAGGCCGAAGTACTTGAACTGCAAGCGCAGCCGTCCGTTCCGGGCCGCGGTGTTGTGGTTGAGTCGCGTCTGGACAAGGGTCGTGGCCCGGTTGCTACCGTACTGGTTCAGAACGGTACCCTGCGTCAGGGCGACATCGTTCTGGCCGGCGTCAACTATGGCCGCGTACGTGCCATGTATGACGAAAACGGCAAGCCGATCAAGGAAGCTGGCCCGTCCATCCCAGTCGAGATTCTCGGCCTGGACGGCACGCCGGATGCTGGCGACGAGCTGACCGTAGTGACCGACGAGAAGAAAGCCCGTGAAGTGGCCTTGTTCCGTCAGGGCAAGTTCCGCGAAATCAAGCTGGCCCGTCAGCAGTCCTCCAAACTGGAGAACATGTTCGACAACCTCGGTCAGGACGAGAAGAAGACCCTCAACATCGTACTCAAGTCCGATGTACGTGGTTCTCTGGAAGCGCTGCAGAGTTCACTCAGCGAGCTGGGTAACGAAGAAGTCCAGGTCAAGATCATCTCCGGCGGTGTCGGCGGGATCACCGAGACCGACGTCAACCTGGCGCTGGCTTCCAACGCCGTGGTTTTCGGCTTCAACGTCCGTGCCGACGCAACAGCGCGCAAGATCGTTGAAACCGAAGGTCTAGATCTGCGCTACTACAGCGTGATCTACGAGATCATCGACGACGTGAAAAAGGCCCTCGGTGGTATGCTTGGCAGCGACGTTCGCGAGCAGATCCTCGGCGTGGCCGAAGTACGCGACGTGTTCCGCTCGCCCAAGTTTGGCGACGTGGCAGGCTGTATGGTCATTGAAGGCACCATCCACCGTAACCGTCCGATCCGCGTATTGCGCCAGGACGTGGTCATCTATGAAGGCGAGCTGGAATCCCTGCGTCGCTTCAAGGATGACGTCGCCGAAGTGCGTAATGGCATGGAGTGCGGTGTCGGTGTGAAGAACTACAATGACGTTAAACCCGGTGACCGTATCGAAGTATTCGAGCGTATCCAGGTACAGCGCAGTCTGTAA
- the rbfA gene encoding 30S ribosome-binding factor RbfA, whose translation MANENSRTHRVADQMQRELAILVQRDIRDPRVGMITVTAVEVSRDLAHAKVYITLMDKDSEEDIAQNLAILKGVAGFLRMQLGKVMKLRSVPQLHFHYDESVRRGVHLSSLIERAVAEDRGHKSEDEE comes from the coding sequence ATGGCAAATGAAAACAGTCGTACCCACCGCGTAGCGGACCAGATGCAGCGTGAGCTGGCGATTCTGGTGCAGCGCGATATTCGCGATCCGCGCGTCGGCATGATCACCGTTACCGCCGTGGAAGTGAGCCGCGATCTGGCCCACGCCAAGGTGTATATCACCCTGATGGACAAGGACAGCGAAGAAGACATCGCCCAGAACCTTGCGATCCTCAAGGGCGTGGCCGGCTTTCTGCGCATGCAGCTGGGCAAGGTCATGAAGCTGCGCAGCGTGCCGCAATTGCACTTTCATTACGACGAAAGCGTGCGCCGTGGCGTGCACCTGTCATCGCTGATCGAACGTGCCGTGGCCGAAGACCGCGGGCACAAATCGGAAGACGAGGAGTAA
- the truB gene encoding tRNA pseudouridine(55) synthase TruB, with amino-acid sequence MSAPRSKRRDIDGVLIFDKPLGMSSNNALQKVRWLFNAAKGGHTGSLDPLASGVLPLCLGEATKFSQYLLDADKAYVTEARLGMTTTTGDAEGDVLESKPVNVTLEQVESFLPQFTGDILQIPPMYSALKHEGQPLYKLARAGETVERKPRSVTINQLKILGLEGDRLRLEVHCTKGTYIRTLVEDLGNALGCGAHVSELRRIQAGPFDLSKAVTLEELEALHAEGGHLALDHLLMPSDCGLQDWPEVELTEQTAYYLNHGQAVRVPGSPAFGMVRLRDQNGQFIGIGEMTDDARVAPKRLMRFNG; translated from the coding sequence TTGTCGGCACCGCGTAGCAAACGCCGTGATATCGACGGCGTCCTGATTTTCGACAAGCCTCTGGGCATGAGCTCCAACAATGCCCTGCAAAAAGTCCGCTGGCTGTTCAATGCGGCCAAGGGCGGGCATACCGGCAGTCTTGATCCGTTGGCCAGTGGCGTATTGCCGCTGTGTCTGGGTGAAGCCACCAAGTTCTCCCAGTACCTGCTCGACGCGGACAAGGCCTATGTCACCGAAGCGCGCCTGGGCATGACCACCACCACCGGCGATGCGGAAGGTGATGTGCTGGAAAGCAAGCCGGTGAATGTGACCCTGGAGCAGGTCGAATCCTTCCTGCCGCAGTTCACCGGTGACATCCTGCAGATTCCGCCGATGTACTCCGCGCTCAAGCACGAAGGCCAACCGCTGTACAAGCTGGCCCGCGCCGGTGAAACAGTGGAGCGCAAGCCGCGATCTGTTACTATCAATCAGCTTAAAATACTGGGCCTGGAAGGTGATCGCCTGCGGCTGGAAGTGCACTGCACCAAAGGCACCTACATACGCACGCTGGTAGAAGATTTGGGCAATGCCCTGGGTTGTGGCGCGCACGTATCAGAGCTGCGCCGCATCCAGGCTGGTCCGTTCGATTTGAGCAAGGCAGTCACGCTGGAAGAGCTGGAAGCATTGCACGCTGAAGGCGGCCATCTGGCACTGGATCACCTGCTGATGCCAAGCGATTGCGGCCTGCAGGATTGGCCCGAAGTAGAACTGACCGAACAGACCGCCTACTATCTGAATCACGGCCAAGCCGTCCGGGTACCCGGCAGCCCAGCCTTTGGCATGGTGCGTCTGCGCGATCAGAATGGCCAGTTTATCGGCATCGGCGAAATGACCGACGACGCCCGAGTAGCACCGAAACGCCTGATGCGTTTCAACGGATAG
- the rpsO gene encoding 30S ribosomal protein S15 — translation MALSVEEKAAIVTEYARGEGDTGSPEVQVALLTANINKLQGHFKENKKDHHSRRGLIRMVNQRRKLLDYLKSKDIPRYASLISSLGLRR, via the coding sequence ATGGCACTGAGCGTCGAAGAGAAAGCTGCAATCGTAACCGAATACGCACGTGGCGAAGGTGACACCGGTTCTCCGGAAGTCCAAGTAGCGCTGTTGACCGCAAACATCAACAAGCTGCAGGGTCACTTCAAGGAAAACAAGAAGGATCACCATTCCCGTCGTGGTCTGATCCGGATGGTAAACCAGCGTCGTAAGCTGCTGGATTACCTGAAGTCGAAAGACATTCCGCGTTACGCCAGCTTGATCAGCAGTCTGGGTCTGCGTCGCTAA
- the pnp gene encoding polyribonucleotide nucleotidyltransferase yields the protein MKPVIKQFKLGNNTITLETGRVARQASGAVLVSIDNAVTVLCTVVGAKKADSGRDFFPLSVHYIEKTYAAGRIPGGFFKREGRPTEKETLTSRLIDRPIRPLFPEGFMNEVQVVCTVVSTDKTTDPDIAALIGTSAALAISGIPFDGPIAGARVGFDANNGYILNPNYEQLKDSRLDMIVAGTEDAVLMVESEAKELTEDQMLGAVLFAHMEFQPAVQAIKELAAETGKARWDWTAAPENTVLLDAIKSQFGAGIAEGYTVTDKMARYTRLGELRTQAIEALAGDEEGKPSASEVKDAFGEIEYRTVRESIVNGNPRIDGRDTKTVRPLNIEVGVLDRTHGSALFTRGETQALVVTTLGTARDAQLLDTLEGEKKDPFMLHYNFPPYSVGECGRMGGTGRREVGHGRLARRSIAAVMPNMDDFPYTIRVVSEITESNGSSSMASVCGASLALMDAGVPLSAPVAGIAMGLVKEGEKFAILTDILGDEDHLGDMDFKVAGTSKGVTALQMDIKIKGITEEIMEIALGQALEARLNILGQMNQILGESRKELSSNAPTMISMKIDSDKIRDVIGKGGATIRGICEETGASIDITDDGSVKIFAPTKDAANAAKARVDEITAEAEIGKIYEGKVERIVDFGAFVNILPGKDGLVHISQIANQRIEKVTDVLTEGQMVRVLVLDVDNRGRIKLSIKDVEGAEAQDA from the coding sequence GTGAAACCGGTTATCAAACAGTTCAAATTAGGCAACAACACCATCACCCTGGAAACGGGCCGCGTCGCCCGCCAGGCTTCTGGTGCCGTACTGGTCAGCATCGACAACGCTGTTACCGTTCTGTGTACCGTCGTCGGCGCCAAGAAAGCCGACTCCGGTCGTGACTTCTTCCCTCTGTCCGTGCATTACATCGAGAAGACCTACGCCGCAGGCCGCATCCCCGGTGGTTTCTTCAAGCGTGAAGGCCGTCCTACTGAAAAAGAGACCCTGACGTCGCGCCTGATCGACCGTCCGATCCGCCCGCTGTTCCCCGAAGGCTTCATGAATGAAGTCCAGGTGGTCTGTACTGTCGTCTCCACTGACAAGACCACTGATCCGGATATCGCCGCCCTGATCGGCACCTCCGCCGCGCTGGCCATTTCCGGCATCCCGTTCGACGGCCCTATCGCCGGCGCACGCGTTGGCTTTGACGCCAACAACGGCTACATCCTCAACCCCAACTACGAGCAACTGAAAGACTCGCGTCTGGACATGATCGTAGCCGGTACTGAAGACGCCGTACTCATGGTTGAGTCCGAAGCCAAAGAACTGACTGAAGACCAGATGCTGGGCGCCGTACTTTTCGCCCACATGGAATTCCAACCCGCCGTTCAAGCCATCAAGGAACTCGCCGCTGAAACCGGCAAGGCTCGTTGGGATTGGACTGCAGCCCCGGAAAACACCGTACTGCTGGACGCGATCAAGTCGCAGTTTGGCGCCGGCATTGCCGAGGGTTACACCGTTACCGACAAGATGGCCCGCTACACTCGCCTTGGCGAGTTGCGCACCCAGGCAATCGAAGCCCTGGCTGGCGACGAAGAAGGAAAGCCTTCTGCCAGTGAAGTCAAAGACGCCTTCGGCGAGATCGAGTACCGCACCGTGCGCGAAAGCATCGTCAACGGCAACCCACGTATCGACGGTCGCGACACCAAAACCGTTCGCCCGCTGAACATCGAAGTCGGCGTACTGGATCGCACCCACGGTTCTGCACTGTTCACCCGTGGCGAAACACAGGCGCTGGTTGTCACCACCCTGGGTACCGCCCGCGATGCACAGCTGCTGGACACCCTGGAAGGCGAGAAGAAAGACCCCTTTATGCTGCACTACAACTTCCCTCCCTACTCGGTAGGCGAGTGCGGTCGTATGGGCGGCACCGGTCGTCGTGAAGTCGGCCACGGCCGTCTGGCCCGCCGCAGTATCGCTGCGGTTATGCCGAACATGGATGACTTCCCCTACACCATTCGTGTGGTATCGGAAATCACCGAGTCCAACGGTTCAAGCTCCATGGCTTCCGTGTGTGGCGCGTCCCTGGCACTGATGGACGCCGGCGTACCGCTGAGCGCGCCAGTAGCCGGTATCGCCATGGGTCTGGTCAAGGAAGGCGAGAAGTTCGCGATTCTGACCGACATCCTCGGTGACGAAGATCACCTCGGCGACATGGACTTCAAGGTAGCCGGTACCAGCAAGGGCGTAACTGCTCTGCAGATGGACATCAAGATCAAGGGCATCACCGAAGAGATCATGGAAATCGCTCTGGGCCAAGCCCTGGAAGCGCGCCTGAACATCCTCGGCCAGATGAACCAGATCCTCGGCGAGTCGCGCAAGGAGCTGTCTTCCAACGCACCGACCATGATCAGCATGAAGATCGACTCCGACAAGATCCGCGACGTGATCGGTAAAGGCGGCGCCACTATCCGCGGTATCTGCGAAGAAACCGGTGCCTCCATCGACATTACCGACGACGGTTCAGTCAAGATCTTCGCGCCCACCAAGGACGCCGCCAACGCTGCCAAGGCACGCGTTGACGAGATCACTGCAGAAGCGGAAATCGGCAAGATCTACGAAGGCAAGGTAGAGCGCATCGTCGACTTTGGCGCATTCGTCAACATCCTGCCTGGCAAAGACGGCCTGGTGCACATCTCTCAGATCGCCAACCAGCGCATCGAGAAAGTCACCGACGTACTGACCGAAGGCCAGATGGTTCGCGTACTGGTACTGGACGTGGACAACCGCGGCCGTATCAAGTTGTCGATCAAGGACGTTGAAGGCGCGGAAGCGCAAGACGCTTAA